One Triticum dicoccoides isolate Atlit2015 ecotype Zavitan chromosome 4B, WEW_v2.0, whole genome shotgun sequence genomic window carries:
- the LOC119295067 gene encoding flavin mononucleotide hydrolase 1, chloroplatic-like, translating into MVSLLSRAPSLASLGKPTARASTSSLRLPAMSSSAPAPAATAAAEPEASRPRKTPVLLFDVMDTVVRDPFYHHIPSFFQMSMKELLESKHPTSWSEFEMGLINEGQLAEKFFNDGRSFDLEGLKACMVRAYEYVDGVEDILCSLKQNNYEVHAFTNYPVWYQLIEEKLKLSKYLSWTFCSCHVGIRKPSPDFYLHAVDHLNIDPGNCIFIDDRMVNIEAALSVGMLGLHFKNAESLKNDLCSLGVELAPLVLEDETEVQ; encoded by the exons ATGGTCTCCTTGCTCTCTCGCGCACCCTCCCTTGCCTCCCTCGGCAAACCCACCGcccgcgcctccacctcctcgcTTCGACTGCCAGCCATGTCTtcctccgcccccgcccccgcggCCACGGCGGCGGCAGAGCCGGAGGCGTCCCGCCCAAGGAAGACGCCGGTGCTCTTATTCGACGTCATGGACACCGTCGTCCGCGACCCCTTCTACCACCACATCCCCTCCTTCTTCCA AATGTCCATGAAGGAACTCCTAGAAAGCAAGCATCCAACATCATGGTCCGAATTTGAGATGGGGCTGATTAATGAG GGCCAGCTGGCCGAAAAATTCTTCAATGATGGCAGATCTTTTGATTTGGAAG GTCTGAAAGCATGCATGGTGAGAGCATACGAGTATGTTGATGGTGTTGAAGATATTCTTTGCAGTTTGAAGCAAAACAACTACGAAGTGCATGCTTTTACAAATTATCCAGTGTG GTACCAGTTGATTGAGGAAAAGTTAAAGCTGTCGAAGTATCTGTCATGGACATTCTGTTCTTGTCACGTTG GAATACGCAAACCTTCACCAGATTTTTACCTTCATGCCGTGGATCATCTCAATATCGATCCAGGAAACTGCATTTTCATTGATGACAG GATGGTAAACATCGAAGCGGCCCTTAGTGTAGGAATGCTCGGTTTGCATTTTAAAAATGCCGAGTCCCTAAAGAATGATTTGTGCTCACTGGGAGTTGAACTGGCACCTCTTGTGCTTGAAGATGAAACTGAAGTTCAGTAA